One Fontisphaera persica DNA window includes the following coding sequences:
- the bamD gene encoding outer membrane protein assembly factor BamD, translating into MNRWTIRWLLVAAALMAFTFESPAPLVYRPGEGWYYEPVGSKGEWVKGRAKDQLEVAKQAFEKKDYSLALRAARRTVAQWPLSDYAPEAQYYVARCYEARGNGEKAFREYQKLLEKYPKYEKYEEVMQRQFEIANSYLAGKWFRVLGLVPLYRSMDKTADMYEKIIQNGPYTDISAQAQMKIGQAHENKRGLFKKAPDNFSAAKAYERAADRYYDRKEIAADATFKQGLAYMRQSQTAEYDQNAANMAVATFTDFITLFPEDPRVPEARKNIELLRTEQARGSFQVAKFYDKRKRYEGARIYYNECLAMDPNSPYAETARKRLEVLNKLLGPRQESAPADKPAASAK; encoded by the coding sequence ATGAATCGCTGGACGATACGGTGGTTGCTGGTGGCGGCGGCCCTGATGGCCTTCACCTTTGAATCGCCTGCCCCGCTGGTGTACAGGCCGGGCGAGGGCTGGTATTACGAGCCGGTTGGCTCCAAGGGCGAATGGGTCAAAGGCCGCGCCAAGGACCAACTGGAGGTGGCCAAACAGGCCTTCGAGAAAAAAGATTACAGCCTGGCCCTGCGCGCCGCCCGGCGCACCGTGGCCCAGTGGCCGTTGTCGGATTACGCGCCGGAGGCCCAGTATTACGTGGCGCGCTGCTACGAGGCCCGGGGCAATGGCGAAAAGGCCTTCCGGGAATACCAGAAACTGCTCGAGAAATATCCCAAGTACGAAAAGTACGAGGAGGTCATGCAGCGGCAGTTTGAAATTGCCAATAGCTACCTGGCAGGCAAGTGGTTCCGCGTGCTGGGCCTGGTGCCCTTGTACCGTTCCATGGACAAAACCGCCGACATGTACGAGAAAATCATCCAAAACGGTCCCTACACCGACATCTCCGCCCAGGCGCAGATGAAAATCGGGCAGGCGCATGAAAACAAACGGGGCCTGTTCAAGAAGGCGCCGGATAATTTCAGCGCCGCCAAGGCCTACGAGCGCGCCGCCGACCGGTACTATGACCGCAAGGAAATCGCGGCGGACGCCACCTTCAAACAGGGGCTCGCCTACATGCGGCAGTCGCAGACGGCGGAGTACGACCAGAACGCTGCCAACATGGCGGTCGCCACCTTCACCGATTTCATCACGCTATTTCCGGAGGACCCCCGCGTGCCGGAGGCCCGAAAAAACATCGAGCTGCTTCGCACCGAGCAGGCCCGGGGAAGTTTTCAGGTCGCCAAATTCTACGACAAACGCAAACGTTACGAGGGGGCGCGCATCTACTACAACGAATGCCTGGCCATGGACCCCAACTCGCCCTACGCCGAGACCGCGCGCAAACGGCTCGAGGTCTTGAACAAACTGCTGGGGCCGCGCCAGGAAAGCGCTCCCGCCGACAAACCGGCCGCCAGCGCCAAGTGA
- a CDS encoding PHP domain-containing protein has protein sequence MFADLHLHSVFSDGTFTPEQLVQEGRQRGLAVLALTDHDTMEGCARLAAACAACGMECIPGTELTAELDGAEIHILGYFLQADDPQLRAEMGKFQNVRQDRIREMVSRLNGLGIPLDAEAVFKLANCRSPGRPHVGRALVEAGFCASQEEAFERFLKRNRPAWVPKFRMSAVDTIQLIHRAGGVAVLAHPGLNRSDDIIVPLVEAGLDGIECYHSRHSPATSEHYVQLAEQHELLVTGGSDCHGFNKGRPLIGTIKLPYSHVAEMRTVANQRRSRLRMAEV, from the coding sequence ATGTTTGCGGATTTACATCTACACAGCGTCTTTTCTGATGGCACGTTCACCCCGGAGCAACTGGTGCAGGAAGGGCGTCAACGCGGGCTGGCGGTACTGGCCTTGACCGACCACGATACGATGGAAGGTTGCGCCCGGCTGGCGGCGGCCTGCGCCGCCTGCGGCATGGAGTGCATCCCGGGCACCGAGCTGACCGCGGAGCTGGACGGCGCCGAGATTCACATTTTGGGGTACTTTTTGCAGGCCGATGACCCGCAGCTCCGCGCCGAGATGGGCAAGTTTCAGAACGTGCGGCAGGATCGCATCCGGGAAATGGTTAGCCGCTTGAACGGGCTGGGCATCCCCTTGGACGCGGAGGCGGTTTTCAAGCTGGCCAACTGCCGCTCCCCGGGCCGTCCCCACGTGGGGCGGGCGCTGGTGGAGGCGGGCTTCTGCGCCAGCCAGGAGGAGGCCTTCGAGCGTTTTCTCAAGCGCAATCGCCCCGCCTGGGTGCCCAAGTTCCGCATGAGCGCGGTGGATACCATACAATTGATTCACCGGGCGGGCGGCGTGGCGGTGCTGGCGCATCCCGGATTGAATCGCTCCGATGATATCATCGTGCCGCTGGTGGAAGCGGGTCTGGATGGCATCGAATGTTATCACAGCCGGCACTCGCCGGCCACCAGCGAGCATTATGTGCAGTTGGCCGAGCAGCATGAGTTGCTGGTTACCGGCGGCTCGGACTGCCATGGATTTAACAAGGGCCGGCCGCTTATTGGCACCATCAAGCTGCCTTATTCCCACGTGGCAGAGATGCGCACCGTGGCCAATCAACGGCGCTCACGGTTGCGCATGGCCGAGGTTTAA
- the can gene encoding carbonate dehydratase yields the protein MRTLKTLLANNQNWARQMEARQPGFFATLAQQQRPKFLWIGCADSRVPANEITGLLPGEMFVHRNIANVVVHSDLNSLAVMQFAVEVLQVEHIIVCGHYGCGGVQAAWRGDRLGLVDHWLRHVREVAERHRERLAALPDEAAKVLRLCELNVLEQALHVSQSPVVQDAWGRGQNLSVHAWVYALEDGLLRDLEYCVTCSEEVALWYAAAIAAADRRPAGQPAPVPRLDLPAR from the coding sequence ATGCGCACACTCAAGACGTTGCTTGCCAACAACCAGAATTGGGCCCGGCAGATGGAGGCGCGGCAACCCGGTTTTTTCGCCACCCTGGCGCAGCAACAACGCCCCAAATTCCTGTGGATTGGGTGCGCGGACAGCCGCGTCCCGGCCAATGAGATTACCGGCCTGTTGCCGGGCGAGATGTTCGTGCACCGCAACATTGCCAACGTGGTGGTTCATAGCGACCTCAACAGCCTGGCGGTCATGCAATTTGCGGTGGAGGTGTTGCAAGTGGAGCACATCATCGTGTGCGGCCATTACGGTTGCGGCGGCGTGCAGGCGGCCTGGCGCGGGGACCGCCTGGGATTGGTGGACCACTGGTTGCGGCATGTGCGGGAGGTGGCCGAGCGCCACCGGGAACGGCTGGCGGCGTTGCCGGATGAAGCGGCGAAAGTGTTGCGTTTGTGTGAGCTGAATGTATTGGAACAGGCCCTGCACGTCAGCCAGTCGCCCGTGGTCCAGGATGCCTGGGGACGCGGGCAAAACCTGTCGGTGCATGCCTGGGTCTATGCGCTGGAGGATGGGTTGTTGCGGGATTTGGAGTACTGCGTGACGTGCAGCGAGGAGGTGGCGCTGTGGTATGCCGCCGCCATCGCCGCGGCAGACCGCCGGCCAGCCGGCCAGCCGGCGCCCGTGCCCCGTCTTGACTTGCCCGCCCGCTGA
- the lptE gene encoding LPS assembly lipoprotein LptE, whose translation MRGLSCLARALWWGLVIGCLAGCAGYRLGPSNGLAAGERSIFVKPFQNQTMEPRLGEPVTHALRKSLQQDGTFRLNSDGDADIVVTGAVTRFSRSPLSYQPHDLVSVQDYFLSLTARVKAVERSSGKVLLDREVTGTTTVRVGTDLNSTERQATPLLAQDLARRITALLTDGDW comes from the coding sequence ATGAGGGGACTTTCCTGCCTTGCCCGGGCTTTGTGGTGGGGTCTGGTAATCGGCTGCCTGGCCGGTTGCGCGGGCTATCGCCTGGGCCCCAGCAACGGCTTGGCGGCCGGGGAGCGCAGCATCTTTGTCAAACCCTTCCAAAACCAGACCATGGAGCCGCGCCTGGGCGAGCCGGTGACGCATGCCTTGCGCAAAAGCCTGCAGCAGGACGGCACCTTCCGTTTGAATTCTGATGGGGATGCTGACATCGTGGTGACCGGCGCCGTCACCCGCTTTTCCCGCTCGCCGTTGAGTTATCAACCTCATGACCTGGTCAGCGTGCAAGATTATTTCCTGTCCCTCACGGCACGCGTCAAGGCCGTGGAGCGGTCCTCCGGCAAGGTTTTGCTGGACCGCGAAGTCACCGGCACCACGACGGTGCGGGTGGGCACGGATTTGAACAGCACCGAGCGCCAGGCCACACCGCTGCTGGCCCAGGATTTGGCGCGGCGCATCACCGCCCTGTTGACCGATGGGGATTGGTAA
- the ftsY gene encoding signal recognition particle-docking protein FtsY, producing the protein MGFFDKIKAGLKKTTDQLVHEIKRIVTGSPRLTGHSLEELEAALLGADLGVAMTQQIIAAVKQAYETQGSAGLDVFAIAAREVAASMKVPNPGLKRVPGLTVVTLVGVNGTGKTTTAAKLAWRAQQDNLAPMLAACDTFRAAAVEQLKLWGQRLQVPVIAGAHGADPAAVAHDAVTAALAQKKDYLLVDTAGRQHTRHNLMQELQKVHRVIGRKMEGAPHEVLLVLDGSTGTNALLQAREFSKAVPVTGLVVTKLDGTSKGGMVVAIQKELGLPVKFVGVGEQPDDLQPFDAQQFAEALFMIKG; encoded by the coding sequence ATGGGTTTTTTTGACAAAATCAAGGCGGGGCTGAAGAAGACCACCGACCAACTGGTTCATGAAATCAAGCGCATCGTCACGGGTTCGCCGCGGCTCACCGGTCATTCCCTGGAGGAGCTGGAGGCGGCGCTGCTGGGGGCCGATTTGGGGGTCGCCATGACCCAGCAGATTATCGCGGCCGTCAAGCAGGCCTACGAAACGCAAGGCAGCGCCGGTCTGGATGTTTTTGCCATCGCGGCGCGGGAGGTGGCGGCGAGCATGAAGGTGCCCAACCCCGGGCTGAAGCGTGTCCCCGGTTTGACCGTGGTCACACTGGTGGGGGTCAACGGCACCGGCAAGACCACCACCGCGGCCAAACTGGCTTGGCGGGCCCAGCAGGATAATCTGGCGCCGATGCTGGCGGCCTGCGACACCTTCCGCGCCGCGGCCGTCGAGCAGCTCAAACTCTGGGGACAGCGGCTGCAGGTGCCCGTGATTGCCGGCGCCCACGGAGCGGACCCGGCGGCCGTGGCGCATGATGCCGTGACGGCCGCCCTGGCGCAAAAGAAGGATTATCTGTTGGTAGACACCGCCGGGCGGCAGCATACCCGGCACAATTTGATGCAGGAGCTGCAGAAGGTGCATCGGGTCATTGGCCGCAAAATGGAGGGTGCGCCGCACGAAGTGCTGCTGGTGCTGGACGGCAGCACCGGCACCAATGCGCTGTTGCAGGCGCGGGAATTTTCCAAAGCCGTGCCCGTCACGGGCCTGGTGGTGACGAAGCTGGATGGCACCAGCAAAGGCGGCATGGTGGTGGCCATTCAAAAGGAATTGGGCCTGCCGGTCAAATTCGTTGGCGTGGGCGAGCAGCCGGACGACTTGCAGCCCTTTGACGCGCAGCAATTTGCTGAGGCCCTCTTCATGATTAAAGGCTAG
- a CDS encoding mechanosensitive ion channel family protein, with the protein MWKNFKVIYHSLIAVLLVLLVASVWAAAQTATNPPAPATNIVAAAEHTSDTLDALSSKLGVNRDFLLSFGLDQYEALRQPFLGHALWKYLASLIYICLAWLASRGVDFIFQKLLRRWTQKTETQLDDLLVDLFKGPVKVIVFVILMHVGLNVFDWPAWVSKYLSKGLKLVIAWSITYMAVRAVDIFMRHLQSRVQEENKEFNAQLFPVIRKTLKVFIVLVAILVTAQNLDFQITGMLASLSIGGLALGLAAQDTLANLFGAVSIFADKPFRIGDRITMDNVDGNVETIGLRSTRIRNLDGHLITVPNKTIANATITNISRRPNIRTLMYIGINYNTPPERIQLATDILKDVYGKHPMTADLIVAFQKFNSYSLDILVVHWWKGLVYKEYVEGMHALNLEVKRRFDEAGIEFAFPTQTVYVNQAGGVPPVAPPPPSAIT; encoded by the coding sequence ATGTGGAAGAATTTTAAGGTTATTTATCACAGTCTGATTGCGGTGTTGTTGGTTTTGCTGGTGGCCTCGGTCTGGGCGGCGGCGCAAACCGCCACCAACCCGCCCGCCCCCGCCACCAATATTGTGGCGGCAGCGGAGCATACCAGCGACACTTTGGACGCGCTGAGCAGCAAGCTGGGGGTGAACCGGGATTTTCTCTTGAGCTTCGGCCTCGACCAATATGAAGCCCTGCGCCAGCCCTTCCTGGGCCATGCCCTGTGGAAATACCTGGCCTCGCTGATTTACATCTGTCTGGCGTGGCTGGCTTCGCGCGGCGTGGATTTCATCTTTCAAAAATTGCTGCGCCGCTGGACGCAAAAGACCGAAACGCAATTGGACGATTTGCTGGTGGATTTGTTCAAGGGGCCGGTCAAGGTCATTGTGTTTGTCATTTTGATGCATGTCGGCCTCAACGTTTTTGACTGGCCGGCCTGGGTTTCCAAGTACCTCTCCAAGGGTTTGAAGCTGGTCATTGCGTGGTCCATCACCTACATGGCCGTGCGAGCGGTGGATATTTTCATGCGGCATCTCCAAAGCCGGGTGCAGGAGGAGAACAAGGAGTTCAATGCCCAGTTGTTCCCGGTGATTCGCAAAACGCTCAAGGTGTTCATCGTGCTGGTGGCCATCCTCGTCACGGCGCAAAACCTCGATTTCCAGATTACCGGCATGCTGGCCTCCCTGTCCATTGGCGGCCTGGCGCTGGGCCTGGCGGCGCAGGATACTCTGGCCAACTTGTTTGGCGCCGTGTCCATTTTTGCCGACAAACCCTTCCGCATCGGCGACCGCATCACCATGGATAACGTGGATGGCAACGTCGAGACCATCGGCCTGCGCAGCACCCGCATCCGCAATCTGGACGGGCACCTGATTACCGTGCCCAACAAGACCATTGCCAATGCCACCATCACCAACATCTCGCGCCGGCCGAACATTCGCACGCTGATGTACATCGGCATCAACTACAACACGCCGCCCGAGCGCATCCAACTGGCCACCGACATTCTCAAAGACGTCTATGGCAAACACCCCATGACGGCCGATTTGATTGTGGCCTTCCAAAAGTTCAATTCCTATTCACTGGACATCCTGGTGGTGCATTGGTGGAAAGGGCTGGTGTACAAGGAATACGTGGAGGGCATGCACGCCCTCAACCTGGAGGTCAAACGCCGTTTTGATGAGGCCGGCATCGAGTTTGCCTTCCCGACGCAAACCGTCTATGTCAACCAGGCAGGGGGCGTGCCGCCGGTGGCCCCGCCGCCGCCCTCGGCGATTACTTGA
- the ribD gene encoding bifunctional diaminohydroxyphosphoribosylaminopyrimidine deaminase/5-amino-6-(5-phosphoribosylamino)uracil reductase RibD, whose product MQPDPQDVIFMRQALRLARRGRGCTSPNPMVGAVLVRGGRVLGRGWHRRAGAPHAEIEALADAQQAGASPRGATLYVTLEPCCTTGRTPPCTEAILRAGIRRVVVAATDPNPAHAGRGLELLRQAGLRVEAGVLAEPAARLNWAFNHWVVHRLPAVTVKAAMTLDGKLADAGGRSQWITGDAARAQGMKLRLAHDAILVGVNTILADDPALTLRVPQLQQRLHPWRRIILDPRARTPLSAQVLQPAEHTETLIVAGPNAPPKRLQALAERAVVWKVPLTAGGFDLLHLLQRLGAEEVTALLVEGGGETQAAFLFQGLARRIAFFYAPKILGGGASRRAVAGRGAAGWQDILRLAHPRWRRVGEDWLLEAEVEKA is encoded by the coding sequence ATGCAGCCGGACCCTCAGGATGTCATATTCATGCGGCAGGCCTTGAGGCTGGCCCGGCGGGGACGGGGCTGCACCTCGCCCAACCCCATGGTGGGCGCGGTGTTGGTGCGCGGCGGGCGGGTGTTGGGGCGTGGCTGGCACCGGCGGGCAGGGGCGCCTCATGCGGAAATTGAGGCCTTGGCGGACGCGCAACAGGCTGGAGCCTCCCCGCGCGGGGCCACCCTCTATGTGACGTTGGAGCCTTGTTGCACCACCGGGCGCACCCCGCCGTGCACGGAGGCCATCCTCCGCGCCGGCATCCGGCGCGTGGTGGTGGCGGCCACCGACCCCAATCCGGCTCATGCCGGCCGCGGTTTGGAACTGCTCCGGCAGGCGGGCCTCCGGGTGGAGGCAGGCGTGCTGGCCGAGCCGGCGGCGCGGTTAAATTGGGCCTTCAATCATTGGGTGGTGCATCGCCTGCCTGCTGTCACCGTCAAGGCGGCGATGACACTGGACGGCAAACTGGCCGATGCGGGCGGCCGCTCCCAATGGATTACCGGTGATGCGGCGCGCGCCCAAGGCATGAAATTAAGATTGGCGCATGATGCCATTTTGGTGGGAGTGAACACCATTCTTGCGGATGACCCGGCGTTGACCCTGCGCGTCCCACAGCTCCAGCAACGCCTGCATCCCTGGCGGCGGATTATTTTGGACCCGCGTGCCCGCACACCGTTGTCAGCGCAGGTTTTGCAACCGGCGGAACATACCGAAACCCTCATTGTGGCCGGCCCGAATGCGCCGCCAAAACGCCTGCAGGCGCTGGCCGAGCGTGCGGTGGTCTGGAAAGTGCCGTTGACTGCCGGGGGATTTGACCTTCTTCACCTGTTGCAGCGGCTGGGCGCGGAGGAAGTCACCGCCTTGCTGGTCGAAGGCGGCGGCGAGACCCAGGCCGCCTTTCTATTCCAGGGGCTGGCCCGGCGCATCGCCTTCTTCTACGCCCCGAAAATCCTGGGCGGTGGCGCCTCCCGGCGTGCCGTGGCCGGCCGGGGGGCGGCGGGATGGCAGGACATCTTGCGGCTGGCGCATCCGCGCTGGCGGCGGGTGGGGGAGGATTGGCTGTTGGAGGCGGAGGTGGAAAAAGCGTAG
- a CDS encoding sulfite exporter TauE/SafE family protein yields the protein MQYLSAGLIGLVTGIISGMFGVGGGIIMVPAMLFFLSPPIRDIKQAIGTSLVIMIPTALIGAWRHYKPDPLLSNIHWGTAWMIIPTALVGSYFGVWIAQQMTVDNLKRAFGGLLVIMGLRLIFFK from the coding sequence ATGCAATACCTTTCGGCAGGCCTGATTGGACTGGTGACCGGCATCATCAGCGGGATGTTTGGCGTGGGGGGCGGCATCATCATGGTGCCGGCCATGCTGTTTTTCCTCAGCCCGCCCATACGGGACATCAAGCAGGCCATTGGTACGTCGCTGGTCATCATGATTCCCACCGCGCTGATTGGGGCCTGGCGGCATTACAAGCCGGACCCCCTGCTGAGCAACATTCATTGGGGCACCGCCTGGATGATCATCCCCACCGCGCTGGTGGGCAGCTATTTTGGCGTCTGGATTGCCCAGCAAATGACGGTGGACAACCTCAAGCGCGCCTTTGGCGGCCTGCTGGTCATCATGGGCCTGCGCCTGATTTTCTTCAAGTAA
- a CDS encoding 7-carboxy-7-deazaguanine synthase has protein sequence MAMASLVVNEIFLSVQGESTFAGLPCVFIRLTACNLRCSYCDTAYAFTEGRRWELPAIIQRVRELAVPWQGRSRSLPLPLVEVTGGEPLLQPNCLPLMTSLCDAGWVTLLETSGSLDISTVDPRVRRIVDIKCPASGEAARNRWDNLACLKATDELKFVIASRQDYEWAREQVLQRRLAELCPILFSWAAPLTEAQQDASLKPVPAGHEPISRQELAERILADGLPVRFQTQLHKIIWAPDQRGV, from the coding sequence ATGGCGATGGCATCGCTGGTGGTCAATGAAATATTTCTGAGCGTGCAGGGCGAAAGCACTTTCGCCGGTCTGCCGTGTGTTTTTATTCGCCTGACCGCCTGCAATCTGCGGTGTTCTTATTGCGATACCGCCTACGCCTTCACCGAGGGCCGCCGCTGGGAGCTGCCCGCGATAATCCAACGGGTGCGGGAGCTGGCGGTGCCGTGGCAGGGCCGGAGCCGCAGCCTGCCGCTGCCGCTGGTGGAGGTGACCGGCGGCGAGCCGCTGTTGCAGCCCAACTGCCTGCCGCTGATGACGAGTCTCTGTGATGCGGGCTGGGTGACCTTGTTGGAGACCAGCGGCTCGCTGGACATTTCCACCGTGGACCCGCGGGTGCGGCGCATTGTGGACATCAAATGCCCGGCCAGCGGCGAGGCCGCGCGCAATCGTTGGGACAATCTGGCCTGCTTGAAGGCCACCGACGAATTGAAGTTCGTCATTGCCTCCCGCCAGGATTACGAGTGGGCGCGGGAGCAGGTCTTGCAGCGCCGCCTGGCAGAACTATGTCCCATCCTGTTTTCCTGGGCTGCGCCGTTGACCGAGGCGCAGCAGGACGCCTCGCTGAAGCCGGTGCCTGCGGGCCATGAACCCATCAGCCGCCAGGAATTGGCAGAGCGCATCCTCGCGGATGGTCTGCCGGTGCGTTTTCAAACCCAACTGCATAAAATCATCTGGGCACCAGACCAGCGGGGCGTTTGA
- a CDS encoding aspartate aminotransferase family protein, which translates to MPHHAHISGRTTRRVLELLRRYESRNVTFMAPDGSWPIVWECARGLHVWDAEGRKYLDLTAAFGVAAAGHANPRVIRAARQQMARLPHAMGDVHPHARKAELARALSRLTFERWTRGTARANTPAGRGKIIFCNSGFEAVEAALKTAHLGTGRRGIVAFEGGYHGLGYGALNATHRPFFRQPFLSQLGQFGQFVPFPVHAEEVPAVLAAVEAQLKTGHCGAVLVEPVQARGGIRVPPPEFLPGLRRLCDACGAWLITDEIYTGFGRTGMWFACEHEGVIPDLICLGKALTGGFPLSACVGRADFMDRAWPPSQGEAIHTSTFLGNPVGCAMALAQIQEITEKKLVQNSARAGARFLDALQSLGPRCGELEMEARGRGLMLGLALRRSGRPAGAEALQVVQQLLRKGFLVLPEGEQGEVISFTPPLIIAETHIRKTMQALREILAEIGGAPHPPRLCW; encoded by the coding sequence ATGCCGCATCATGCACATATTTCAGGGCGTACCACGCGCCGGGTGCTGGAGCTGCTGCGCCGCTATGAATCGCGCAACGTCACCTTCATGGCGCCGGATGGTTCCTGGCCCATCGTCTGGGAGTGCGCGCGCGGCCTGCACGTTTGGGATGCGGAAGGGCGAAAGTACCTGGACCTCACCGCCGCCTTTGGGGTGGCGGCGGCGGGTCATGCCAACCCGCGGGTCATTCGTGCGGCCCGGCAACAAATGGCCCGCCTGCCCCATGCCATGGGCGATGTGCATCCTCATGCCCGCAAAGCCGAACTGGCCCGCGCCTTGAGCCGCTTGACTTTCGAGCGATGGACCCGCGGTACAGCCCGGGCCAACACGCCCGCCGGCCGGGGCAAGATCATTTTTTGCAACTCCGGGTTTGAAGCGGTGGAAGCAGCTTTGAAAACGGCCCACCTGGGCACCGGCCGGCGCGGGATTGTGGCCTTTGAAGGAGGGTATCATGGGCTGGGCTATGGCGCGTTGAATGCCACCCATCGCCCGTTTTTCCGGCAGCCGTTTCTCTCGCAATTGGGACAGTTTGGGCAGTTTGTGCCCTTTCCCGTCCATGCGGAAGAAGTGCCCGCCGTGCTCGCCGCGGTGGAAGCTCAGCTCAAAACGGGCCATTGCGGGGCGGTGCTGGTGGAGCCGGTGCAGGCGCGGGGCGGCATCCGGGTGCCGCCGCCGGAATTTTTACCGGGCTTGCGGCGGTTGTGCGATGCTTGCGGCGCCTGGTTGATTACGGACGAGATTTACACCGGCTTTGGGCGCACAGGGATGTGGTTTGCCTGCGAGCATGAAGGAGTGATTCCTGACCTTATCTGCCTGGGAAAAGCCTTGACGGGCGGATTCCCTCTTTCCGCTTGTGTGGGCCGGGCCGATTTCATGGACCGTGCCTGGCCGCCCAGCCAGGGCGAGGCCATCCACACCAGCACCTTCCTGGGCAACCCGGTGGGATGCGCCATGGCTTTGGCGCAGATTCAGGAGATTACCGAAAAAAAACTGGTGCAAAACAGTGCGCGGGCGGGGGCGCGGTTTCTGGATGCGCTCCAATCACTGGGACCGCGCTGCGGCGAGCTGGAGATGGAAGCACGGGGCCGGGGATTGATGCTGGGGCTGGCGTTGCGCCGGAGCGGGCGGCCGGCCGGCGCGGAAGCGTTGCAGGTGGTGCAGCAACTATTGCGCAAAGGTTTCCTCGTCCTGCCGGAAGGCGAGCAGGGCGAGGTCATCAGCTTCACCCCGCCGCTGATAATTGCTGAAACACACATCCGCAAAACCATGCAGGCCCTGCGGGAGATTCTGGCCGAAATTGGCGGCGCACCACACCCTCCAAGGCTCTGCTGGTGA
- the nusB gene encoding transcription antitermination factor NusB codes for MGKRREARERAVQFLFQYDLNPPEDLEAALELFWQTQRQVLLEQEHGKATWGESRPLPPPTAEELAVRAFADPLIRGAIAHREEADALIQKFCRNWDLRRIAVVDRNIMRLAIYEMLHREDIPPVVSINEAVDIAKKFSTQDSGKFVNGILDKVKSEILRPARQVMKKAPQNGD; via the coding sequence ATGGGCAAGCGACGTGAAGCCCGCGAACGAGCGGTCCAATTCCTGTTTCAATATGACCTGAATCCGCCGGAAGACCTCGAGGCGGCGCTGGAATTATTCTGGCAGACGCAACGCCAGGTCCTGCTGGAGCAGGAGCACGGCAAGGCGACCTGGGGCGAGAGCCGGCCGTTGCCGCCTCCCACGGCCGAGGAACTGGCCGTCCGCGCGTTTGCCGACCCGCTGATTCGCGGGGCCATTGCGCATCGGGAAGAGGCGGATGCGCTCATTCAGAAGTTTTGCCGGAATTGGGATTTGCGGCGGATTGCGGTGGTGGACCGCAACATCATGCGGCTGGCGATTTATGAAATGCTGCACCGGGAGGACATCCCGCCGGTGGTGAGCATCAATGAGGCCGTGGACATCGCCAAGAAGTTTTCCACGCAGGACAGCGGCAAGTTTGTGAATGGCATTCTGGACAAGGTCAAGAGCGAGATTTTGCGCCCCGCGCGGCAGGTGATGAAGAAAGCCCCGCAAAACGGGGATTGA